The proteins below come from a single Nocardioides eburneiflavus genomic window:
- a CDS encoding NAD(P)H-binding protein — protein MRVLVLGATGYIGSRLVPHLLEHGHDVVAASSSPPRPDRFGWDDRVHAIRCDVTDPAAVLAAVDGVDAVVYLVHSLDRSDFSDRDRVGAETVAAVVREAGVRRVVYLSGLVPDVPEADLSAHISSRLEVERILLGAADGSVALRAGVVIGAGSTSFEIIRQVATLFLVQPVPTWMDSSVQPVAVSDVLRAVDDALADDGPRGAVDVGGPDVVAYPDLMRVVGGEAGLSRLRVPLPVAPTGLVGLATALTTTAPFHTVTALIESLRHDMVCRPGHAWEPRSGGRLLGVEEAVRRALTPRYAGPEGALPSDPAWARGNPVLDVLPLPAAGRTAARLALHRVLALIPGA, from the coding sequence ATGAGGGTCCTCGTCCTCGGCGCCACCGGCTACATCGGGTCCCGGCTGGTGCCGCACCTCCTCGAGCACGGCCACGACGTGGTGGCCGCCTCGTCGTCCCCTCCGCGCCCGGACCGCTTCGGCTGGGACGACCGCGTCCACGCGATCCGGTGCGACGTCACCGACCCCGCCGCCGTCCTCGCGGCGGTCGACGGCGTCGACGCCGTGGTCTACCTCGTCCACTCCCTCGACCGCAGCGACTTCTCCGACCGCGACCGCGTGGGCGCCGAGACGGTGGCGGCCGTGGTGCGGGAGGCGGGCGTACGCCGCGTCGTCTACCTCTCCGGCCTGGTGCCCGACGTCCCCGAGGCCGACCTCTCCGCGCACATCTCCTCGCGGCTCGAGGTGGAGCGCATCCTGCTCGGTGCCGCCGACGGGTCCGTGGCGTTGCGGGCCGGGGTCGTGATCGGCGCCGGGTCCACGTCCTTCGAGATCATCCGCCAGGTCGCGACCCTGTTCCTCGTCCAGCCCGTGCCGACCTGGATGGACAGCAGCGTCCAGCCGGTGGCGGTCTCCGACGTCCTCCGCGCGGTCGACGACGCGCTTGCCGACGACGGTCCGCGGGGCGCGGTCGACGTCGGCGGCCCCGACGTCGTCGCCTACCCCGACCTGATGCGCGTGGTCGGGGGCGAGGCGGGGCTGTCCCGGCTCCGGGTCCCCCTCCCGGTCGCCCCCACCGGGCTGGTCGGGCTCGCGACCGCCCTCACGACCACCGCGCCCTTCCACACGGTGACCGCGCTGATCGAGTCGCTGCGCCACGACATGGTGTGCCGTCCCGGGCACGCGTGGGAGCCGCGCTCGGGCGGTCGGCTCCTCGGCGTCGAGGAGGCCGTGCGCCGTGCGCTCACCCCGAGGTACGCCGGCCCCGAGGGTGCCCTGCCGTCCGACCCCGCGTGGGCCCGCGGCAACCCGGTGCTCGACGTCCTCCCCCTGCCGGCGGCGGGTCGTACGGCTGCCCGGCTCGCGCTCCACCGGGTGCTGGCCCTGATCCCCGGCGCCTGA
- a CDS encoding SRPBCC family protein, with amino-acid sequence MATFRARDRSSAVLRSPRSEVWAALTDADLIARMTPYVTSIDVDGDRWTWRMGTIPVLHVSVAPTFTEVMELEPEERILFSHDPGKPDEMTAVEGTYELADHPDGGTEVSIDLEISTRLPLPGLARPAVERVMAGVVKHMGAVFSRNLLKHLGEQAA; translated from the coding sequence ATGGCGACCTTCCGTGCCCGTGACCGCTCCTCGGCGGTGCTCCGTTCGCCCCGCAGCGAGGTCTGGGCGGCCCTGACCGACGCGGACCTGATCGCCCGGATGACCCCGTACGTCACCTCGATCGACGTGGACGGCGACCGGTGGACGTGGCGGATGGGCACCATCCCCGTGCTGCACGTCTCGGTGGCTCCCACCTTCACCGAGGTGATGGAGCTCGAGCCCGAGGAACGGATCCTGTTCAGCCACGATCCCGGCAAGCCCGACGAGATGACGGCCGTCGAGGGCACCTACGAGCTGGCGGACCACCCGGACGGCGGCACCGAGGTGAGCATCGACCTGGAGATCAGCACCCGGCTGCCGCTGCCCGGCCTCGCGCGACCGGCGGTCGAGCGGGTGATGGCCGGCGTGGTCAAGCACATGGGCGCGGTCTTCTCACGCAACCTCCTGAAGCACCTCGGCGAGCAGGCGGCATGA